The following proteins are co-located in the Telopea speciosissima isolate NSW1024214 ecotype Mountain lineage chromosome 9, Tspe_v1, whole genome shotgun sequence genome:
- the LOC122638635 gene encoding mitogen-activated protein kinase kinase kinase 20-like — protein MDRQSQGGMWRRGDTIGRGNFGTVSLATAKQKANRRRNHLPPLMAVKWAEVSHSWTLQKEREILTRLEGCPHILRCYGDEITTENGELTYNVLLEYASGGTLASRIKNSHGGLPEAEVRRYTRSILQGLHHIHDRGYVHCDIKPKNILLVLRSSSSSSETSHDDCVVKIADFGSAKNTMKEQRKKMNERNSLSLRGTPLYMSPETVARKEQEAPSDIWALGCVVAEMISGKPAWNCKSDMDVDELLSRIGFSRELPETPSKMSKEGKDFLKRCFVRTSMFRWTAAMLLHHPFVSEDVQTAPELSNDTKVQLSGSNVEESAVGGQKRRRINGSDEPSIGDDRLNPVSKDSISLWLVSSVIYMLTVKPFFHQFVTAYNICISD, from the exons ATGGATCGACAGAGTCAAGGAGGAATGTGGAGGAGAGGCGATACCATTGGTCGAGGGAACTTCGGCACTGTTTCTTTGGCCACAGCAAAGCAGAAAGCCAACAGACGTCGAAACCATCTCCCACCATTAATGGCTGTGAAGTGGGCTGAGGTCTCTCACTCCTGGACACTTCAGAAGGAAAGGGAGATACTCACCAGGCTCGAAGGATGCCCTCACATTCTACGCTGCTACGGCGACGAGATCACTACGGAGAATGGTGAGCTAACCTACAACGTCTTGCTGGAGTATGCTTCTGGAGGTACCCTAGCTTCTCGGATTAAGAACTCCCATGGCGGATTGCCTGAAGCCGAAGTTAGGCGCTACACCCGCTCGATTCTTCAGGGTCTTCACCATATTCATGATCGTGGTTACGTTCATTGCGATATCAAGCCCAAGAATATTCTGCTCGTGCTTCgctcgtcttcttcctcttcagaGACAAGTCATGATGACTGTGTCGTGAAGATTGCTGATTTTGGTTCCGCCAAGAATACCATGAaagaacagaggaagaagatgaacgaACGCAATTCTTTGAGTTTGAGAGGAACCCCTCTTTATATGTCACCGGAAACTGTTGCACGTAAGGAACAGGAAGCCCCCTCTGATATATGGGCTCTTGGGTGTGTTGTGGCTGAGATGATTAGTGGGAAACCTGCCTGGAATTGCAAGTCTGACATGGATGTTGATGAGCTTCTTTCTCGTATCGGCTTCAGCAGGGAATTGCCCGAGACCCCGAGTAAgatgtccaaagaagggaaggatttcTTAAAGAGGTGTTTTGTGAGGACTAGCATGTTCAGATGGACAGCCGCCATGCTTTTGCATCATCCATTCGTATCAGAGGAT GTTCAAACTGCTCCAGAATTGTCCAATGATACAAAGGTTCAATTATCTGGGAGTAATGTCGAAGAATCTGCAGTGGGAGGTCAAAAGCGGAGGAGGATCAATGGCTCTGATGAGCCTTCTATTGGTGATGACAGATTGAATCCAGTATCAAAGGATTCAATATCTTTG TGGTTGGTCTCTTCAGTTATCTACATGCTCACAGTTAAGCCTTTCTTCCATCAGTTTGTGACTGCCTACAACATTTGCATTTCTGACTAA
- the LOC122640144 gene encoding receptor-like protein kinase THESEUS 1 produces MKMKTEGCLPLVLSVVLVLFSLHGSFAIFAPADNYLIACGSPQNVTFQGRTFVPDSVQFSVVLKGQRDSVAAISSSSVPSPIYQSARVFTSPASYTFKIQQEGRHWVRLYFYPLPDSGQNLASAPITVVTDNFVLLNNFTFKSYDGSFMFKEYAINVTSDTLTLTFIPLNNSVTFVNAIEVVSIPDALIPDQALALYPSSPFNGLSDLALETVFRLNMGGPLLTPQNDTLGRIWENDRKYLHVNSSAVNVSVNPSTITYPMSVTPEIAPNWVYATAETMGDANVPIMNFNVTWVLPVDPNFMYFIRLHFCDIVSKSLNNLVFNAYINSDIALGSLDLSSITGKLATPYYKDFISNSSIDSDTLTVSVGPDTMADITDAILNGLEIMKISNDAGSLDGSTSVEDLLPKSSSNKTKIEIIVGSILGAIAAVGLILLCYCCLVARRAKTTHQGQPWLPLPLYGNSQTMTKGSTTSQKSGTASCISLASSNLGRIFMFQEIMDATNKFDESLLLGVGGFGKVYKGTFEDGTAVAVKRGNPRSEQGLAEFRTEIEMLSKLRHRHLVSLIGYCDERSEMILVYEYMANGPLRSHLYGTDLPSLSWKQRLEICIGAARGLHYLHTGAAQSIIHRDVKTTNILLDENFVAKVADFGLSKTGPSLDQTHVSTAVKGSFGYLDPEYFRRQQLTEKSDVYSFGVVLMEVLCSRPALNPVLPRDQVNIAEWAMSWQKKGMLDQIMDSTLVGKVNAASLKKFGETAEKCLAEHGVDRPSMGDVLWNLEYALQLEETSSALTEPEDNSTNHIPGISMTPLDPFDHSVSMIDGVNSGTDDDAEDAATSAVFSQLVNPRGR; encoded by the coding sequence ATGAAAATGAAAACGGAGGGGTGTCTGCCTCTGGTTCTCTCTGTTGTTCTTGTTTTGTTTAGCCTCCATGGCTCCTTTGCTATTTTTGCTCCCGCTGATAACTACTTAATTGCGTGTGGTTCTCCACAAAATGTCACCTTCCAAGGTCGGACTTTTGTTCCAGATTCAGTGCAGTTCTCTGTTGTATTGAAGGGTCAAAGAGATAGCGTGGCTGCTATATCCAGTTCTAGTGTGCCATCGCCAATCTACCAGTCTGCCCGAGTTTTCACTTCTCCGGCTTCTTACACATTTAAAATCCAGCAAGAGGGTCGTCACTGGGTACGTCTCTATTTCTATCCTCTTCCTGATTCTGGCCAAAACCTAGCATCTGCTCCAATAACGGTAGTCACAGACAATTTTGTGCTATTGAATAACTTCACCTTCAAGAGCTATGATGGTTCCTTTATGTTTAAGGAGTATGCAATCAATGTGACCTCTGATACTTTGACCCTAACCTTTATCCCATTGAACAACTCTGTTACATTTGTCAATGCGATTGAAGTTGTTTCCATCCCTGATGCCTTGATACCTGATCAGGCACTTGCTCTGtacccttcttctccctttaaTGGCCTCTCTGATCTTGCCCTTGAGACTGTTTTCCGATTGAACATGGGAGGTCCTTTGCTCACACCACAGAATGACACCCTTGGCAGAATTTGGGAGAATGACAGGAAGTACCTCCATGTGAACAGCTCTGCTGTGAACGTATCGGTTAACCCATCAACCATAACATATCCAATGTCTGTCACACCTGAAATCGCGCCAAATTGGGTTTATGCCACTGCAGAGACCATGGGAGATGCAAATGTTCCCATTATGAACTTCAATGTAACTTGGGTCTTACCTGTGGATCCTAATTTCATGTATTTCATCCGGCTACACTTCTGTGACATTGTGAGCAAGTCTCTGAACAACCTCGTGTTCAATGCTTATATCAACTCTGATATTGCCCTCGGCAGTTTGGATCTCTCATCCATCACTGGCAAGTTGGCTACACCTTATTACAAAGATTTCATCTCCAACTCCTCAATCGATTCAGATACTTTAACTGTTAGTGTGGGCCCAGACACAATGGCAGACATAACTGATGCAATTTTGAACGGATTAGAGATAATGAAGATCAGCAATGATGCTGGAAGCTTGGATGGGTCGACTTCTGTTGAGGATCTGTTGCCCAAATCATCCTCGAACAAGACCAAGATAGAAATTATTGTTGGATCAATTCTGGGAGCTATAGCTGCCGTGGGCTTGATACTTCTGTGTTATTGCTGCTTGGTAGCCCGTAGGGCAAAGACCACTCACCAAGGGCAACCTTGGCTGCCATTACCCCTATACGGGAACTCTCAAACCATGACCAAGGGCTCCACAACCTCTCAGAAGAGTGGAACAGCAAGCTGCATATCATTGGCTTCCTCAAACCTCGGCCGCATCTTCATGTTCCAAGAGATAATGGATGCAACCAATAAGTTTGATGAGAGCTTGCTTCTCGGGGTGGGTGGTTTTGGGAAGGTCTACAAAGGGACATTTGAAGATGGGACTGCAGTGGCTGTCAAGAGAGGGAACCCAAGATCTGAGCAAGGTCTTGCTGAGTTCCGGACTGAAATCGAGATGTTATCCAAGCTCCGCCATCGCCACCTTGTCTCTCTGATTGGCTACTGTGATGAACGGTCAGAGATGATACTGGTTTATGAGTACATGGCAAATGGACCCCTACGAAGCCATCTATATGGGACAGATCTCCCATCTCTTTCATGGAAGCAAAGGCTCGAGATTTGCATTGGAGCTGCTAGGGGGCTGCATTATCTCCACACTGGTGCAGCTCAAAGCATAATTCATCGAGATGTGAAGACCACCAACATTTTATTGGATGAGAACTTTGTAGCTAAAGTAGCTGATTTCGGCCTCTCAAAGACAGGTCCATCTCTGGATCAGACCCATGTGAGCACTGCTGTCAAAGGGAGTTTTGGATATCTTGACCCCGAGTACTTCAGAAGGCAACAACTTACCGAGAAGTCGGATGTGTACTCATTTGGAGTGGTTTTGATGGAAGTCCTCTGCAGCAGACCTGCTCTCAACCCTGTGCTTCCCAGAGACCAGGTTAACATAGCAGAGTGGGCAATGAGCTGGCAGAAGAAAGGCATGTTGGATCAGATCATGGACTCAACTTTGGTAGGGAAGGTGAATGCAGCATCACTCAAGAAGTTTGGTGAGACGGCTGAGAAGTGTTTGGCTGAACATGGGGTTGACAGGCCTTCAATGGGAGATGTTTTGTGGAATCTTGAGTACGCTCTCCAGCTGGAGGAAACCTCATCAGCACTCACTGAGCCAGAAGATAACAGCACAAACCACATCCCTGGTATTTCAATGACACCACTTGATCCGTTTGATCACAGTGTAAGTATGATTGATGGGGTGAACTCGGGTACTGACGATGATGCGGAAGATGCTGCCACCAGTGCAGTCTTCTCTCAACTGGTAAACCCTAGGGGAAGATGA
- the LOC122638637 gene encoding uncharacterized protein LOC122638637 yields MAAFFLGIKEAQELEMQRVWVECDSATVVNGILASNMPWEFIQRWWSIKVYLNSIQWRISHCYREGNVPADVLANRAAYTKATEKWNDSPSFIAHSIDREATGRSYYRFC; encoded by the coding sequence ATGGCTGCCTTCTTCTTAGGCATAAAAGAAGCACAGGAGTTAGAGATGCAACGAGTGTGGGTGGAATGCGACTCAGCCACGGTAGTCAATGGCATTCTAGCTTCTAATATGCCTTGGGAGTTCATTCAACGCTGGTGGTCTATTAAGGTTTATCTTAATTCCATTCAATGGCGTATCTCTCACTGTTACAGAGAAGGGAATGTCCCAGCAGATGTTCTTGCTAATCGGGCAGCATACACTAAGGCTACGGAGAAGTGGAATGATTCCCCATCTTTCATAGCACACTCGATTGATAGGGAAGCCACGGGCAGATCGTACTACCGCTTCTGCTAA
- the LOC122638638 gene encoding uncharacterized protein LOC122638638: MASRCELCWAEEETSHHILLSCNFASQVWSKALSLFNEVWIGFPSLELLFSWWRKKAKVVLLADIWKALLIIICQQIWFERNKRRYDNQRSPPRQVVQRCINEISSCSIIKGVTIKSVNDLMLAKIFKVSKATPKLKRVIEVRWKPPPMGWWKLNIDGSSFGNPVMQVQGESLGTTRG; the protein is encoded by the coding sequence ATGGCTTCCAGATGTGAGTTATGTTGGGCTGAAGAAGAAACTAGTCATCACATCTTGCTCAGCTGTAACTTTGCGAGTCAAGTGTGGTCCAAGGCTCTTAGTCTGTTCAACGAAGTTTGGATTGGCTTCCCTTCTTTGGAGCTCTTGTTCTCGTGGTGGAGGAAGAAAGCTAAAGTTGTCTTGTTAGCTGATATCTGGAAGGCTCTCCTTATTATTATATGTCAACAAATCtggtttgaaagaaacaaaagaagatatGATAACCAGCGTTCCCCTCCAAGACAAGTGGTGCAAAGATGCATCAACGAGATCTCAAGCTGTTCTATCATCAAAGGGGTTACAATTAAATCAGTAAATGATCTCATGCTTGCTAAGATTTTTAAGGTTTCCAAGGCTACTCCAAAACTGAAGAGGGTGATTGAGGTTCGTTGGAAACCACCGCCTATGGGGTGGTGGAAGCTGAACATCGATGGCTCATCATTTGGGAACCCTGTCATGCAGGTGCAGGGGGAATCTTTAGGGACCACTAGGGGTTAA